The proteins below are encoded in one region of Rhodoluna lacicola:
- a CDS encoding cytochrome P450 — translation MTARKEITGYHEVRAAARDYETYSSDLQGDRDVRNYRQLPLEVDPPRHQLIRRAIQPLFLPKTIEAHVPEFTAIAKQLIKEINARLDAGEIVEVGDELALPYVVRCLTIIYNRPQDYEEWLSWGPDVWTAESHGTDEEARAAHRERNFDAHTSRSGVKLQTYLDRVFDEADANPKEDLWGFISKLEFDGVPITRVEMQGAANVMLAGGRDTVVKLITGLIWHLINSEQDREFLTHTPDARNGAIDEMLRFLTPLSKMERVPREYVEIPDDQRDTSKYVLLSFVSANYDKTVWENPEQIDLHRKKQPHMAFGFGPHTCMGMGITEHETRTLLNELLDEWPGWKFAGEPEIYWLEESDYKYIDRFKALRITR, via the coding sequence ATGACCGCTCGTAAAGAGATCACTGGCTATCACGAGGTTCGCGCCGCCGCGCGCGACTATGAAACTTACTCAAGTGATTTGCAGGGCGATCGCGATGTTCGAAACTATCGCCAGCTGCCGCTGGAGGTTGACCCGCCAAGACACCAACTTATTCGCCGCGCTATTCAGCCCCTGTTTCTGCCAAAGACAATTGAGGCACACGTTCCAGAGTTCACGGCGATTGCCAAGCAACTAATAAAAGAAATAAACGCTCGACTAGATGCGGGCGAAATTGTTGAGGTCGGCGACGAACTAGCGCTTCCCTATGTGGTTCGCTGCCTGACCATTATTTACAACCGCCCACAGGATTACGAAGAGTGGTTGAGCTGGGGCCCAGACGTTTGGACCGCCGAGTCACATGGCACCGATGAAGAAGCGCGCGCTGCACACCGAGAAAGAAATTTTGATGCGCACACCTCAAGATCTGGAGTGAAGTTGCAGACCTATCTTGATCGCGTATTTGACGAGGCCGACGCAAATCCAAAAGAAGACCTGTGGGGATTCATTTCAAAACTTGAATTTGATGGCGTGCCAATTACAAGAGTAGAAATGCAAGGCGCAGCAAATGTGATGCTTGCCGGCGGTCGCGACACCGTTGTGAAACTTATCACCGGTTTAATTTGGCACCTGATTAATTCTGAACAAGATCGCGAGTTTCTTACTCACACCCCGGATGCACGCAACGGTGCGATTGACGAGATGCTGCGTTTCCTGACTCCGTTGTCAAAGATGGAGCGCGTGCCGCGTGAGTACGTAGAAATTCCTGATGACCAAAGAGACACCAGCAAGTATGTGCTATTGAGTTTTGTGTCGGCAAACTACGACAAAACAGTTTGGGAAAATCCGGAGCAGATTGATTTGCACCGCAAGAAGCAGCCGCACATGGCTTTTGGTTTTGGTCCGCACACCTGCATGGGCATGGGAATCACCGAGCACGAAACCAGAACTCTGTTGAATGAATTGCTAGATGAGTGGCCGGGTTGGAAGTTTGCCGGCGAACCAGAGATTTACTGGTTGGAAGAATCGGACTACAAGTACATTGACCGATTCAAAGCGCTAAGAATTACTCGCTGA
- a CDS encoding ATP-dependent DNA helicase: MDIVELSREQQNLFDYIENSENNIFVTGRAGTGKSTLLTYFIENTKKRVAVCAPTGVAALNVGGQTIHSLFGFPFGLLANEDLGRHMHRRTREVLKTLDVLVIDEISMVNADMMDAISRAMGIARGKRKIPFGGAQVVMFGDPYQLAPVPGNNEERAYMAENYQSSWFFDAHVWREDTLERYELNEIFRQHDEHFKEILNAIRDGSCTQEMLDYLNQCGNRFPQNEEVIRLATINESVNAVNRTRMEKLKTESKKFDAIFSAADQQAFGRNLPAEPVLELKVGAQVMFIKNDDAGKKASDGSSVRRWVNGTIGHVVEMPKSGGVKVEVDGEIFDVGRSTWEKVRYEIEEEFDEATGKTREVLIAVPLAEFQQIPLRLAWAVTIHKSQGQTYDEVVIDMGRGAFSPGQTYVALSRVRSLEGLYLTRAIRMSDVMVDPDVLRFMGAHRQAPIEKLF; this comes from the coding sequence GTGGACATCGTGGAACTCTCTCGCGAGCAACAGAATCTTTTTGATTACATCGAAAACTCTGAGAACAATATTTTTGTGACCGGACGAGCCGGCACTGGCAAGTCAACGCTACTTACCTACTTCATTGAGAACACCAAGAAGCGGGTTGCGGTTTGTGCTCCAACCGGAGTTGCCGCGCTAAATGTTGGTGGTCAGACCATTCACTCGCTGTTTGGTTTTCCTTTTGGCTTGCTAGCCAATGAAGACCTTGGTCGGCACATGCATCGCCGCACTCGCGAAGTGCTAAAGACACTAGACGTGTTGGTGATTGATGAAATCTCAATGGTGAACGCCGACATGATGGACGCAATCTCACGTGCCATGGGAATCGCTCGAGGAAAGCGCAAGATTCCATTCGGTGGTGCACAGGTAGTGATGTTTGGAGACCCATATCAACTTGCACCGGTCCCCGGCAACAACGAAGAGCGCGCCTACATGGCAGAGAACTATCAGAGCTCGTGGTTCTTTGATGCGCACGTTTGGCGTGAGGATACCTTGGAGCGCTATGAGCTCAACGAAATTTTTAGACAGCACGACGAGCACTTCAAAGAAATTCTTAACGCCATTCGCGATGGCTCATGCACCCAAGAGATGCTGGACTATCTAAATCAGTGCGGTAATCGCTTTCCACAAAACGAAGAAGTGATTCGCTTGGCTACCATCAATGAATCGGTGAACGCGGTCAACCGTACCCGCATGGAGAAGTTGAAAACCGAATCCAAAAAGTTTGACGCAATATTTAGTGCCGCAGACCAGCAGGCCTTTGGTCGCAACCTGCCTGCCGAACCAGTGCTTGAGCTCAAGGTTGGCGCTCAAGTGATGTTCATCAAGAACGACGATGCCGGCAAGAAGGCCAGCGACGGTTCGTCGGTTAGGCGTTGGGTGAACGGCACTATCGGTCACGTGGTTGAAATGCCAAAGTCCGGTGGGGTCAAGGTTGAAGTTGACGGCGAAATTTTTGACGTTGGCCGCTCCACCTGGGAGAAGGTGCGCTACGAAATTGAAGAAGAGTTCGACGAAGCCACCGGCAAAACCCGCGAGGTGCTGATTGCCGTGCCACTGGCCGAGTTTCAGCAGATTCCGCTGCGCCTGGCCTGGGCCGTCACGATTCACAAGTCGCAGGGGCAGACCTACGACGAGGTGGTCATCGACATGGGCCGCGGCGCCTTCAGCCCGGGGCAGACCTACGTTGCGCTATCAAGGGTGCGTTCACTTGAGGGCCTCTACCTAACCCGCGCGATTCGCATGAGTGACGTGATGGTTGACCCCGATGTGCTCCGGTTCATGGGCGCCCACCGCCAAGCACCAATCGAAAAGCTGTTTTAG
- a CDS encoding cytochrome c oxidase assembly protein gives MTQSLTATKRASAAFGLGIGAAVIALIAGLLIGGGAAATALADAGEFVRLMQPIAKVVLNFSMAVAVGTLIFAAFALPQNSPLLGKALDLAAGASVLWALAGALNFLLTYLVISGSSISTDATFGESLWMFATSIELGTALAQNAAAAVLVSVLAIAFRSLTATALLAALGLASLVPLALIGHAAGTANHSLAVNAIGVHLVAVVIWVGGLVALFTLRGNSSQESSTLTKRYSSLALLAFGLVSVSGVSSALIRIKTFEDIFSSYGLLVLLKVAALVLLGVLGALYRTRLISKIADSAPAIKNFFGLVLVEFVIMGTAMGLATALGKTPTPGAAEWIDDITPAQLLTGEPLPPELTPIRFLTEWRFDLVWAIVSFGAIAAYLLGVRKLAKRGDSWPVARTVSWIVGMLALFYVTSGALNAYQEYLFSIHMIGHMILAMGIPVLLVPGAPVTLLMRAVEKRHDDSRGVREWVLWAVHTKYAKFVANPIVAAVLFASSLVTFYYTPLFAWATSEHIGHMWMVAHFLITGYLFAQALIGIDPGPVRLPYAARLLLLIATMAFHAFFGLSLMSGSGLLLADWYGAMGRTWGEAPIDDQHTGGAIAWGIGEIPTAMLTIIVSVQWFKSDARDAKRLDRQSDRSGNRDVEDYNQMLAKLAARDERGKK, from the coding sequence ATGACCCAATCCCTAACTGCAACTAAGCGCGCATCTGCTGCGTTTGGGTTAGGTATCGGTGCTGCAGTTATTGCACTGATTGCGGGCTTGCTAATTGGCGGGGGAGCAGCCGCCACAGCACTGGCTGACGCCGGTGAATTTGTGCGGCTGATGCAACCAATTGCAAAAGTGGTGCTGAATTTTTCAATGGCGGTTGCAGTTGGAACTTTGATCTTTGCTGCCTTCGCGCTGCCGCAGAACTCGCCCCTGCTTGGCAAGGCACTTGATCTTGCCGCGGGCGCTTCAGTGCTTTGGGCGCTAGCCGGCGCACTAAATTTTCTGCTCACCTACTTGGTGATTTCTGGTAGTTCAATAAGCACCGATGCCACCTTCGGCGAAAGCCTTTGGATGTTCGCAACCTCAATCGAACTTGGTACAGCTCTTGCGCAAAACGCAGCGGCCGCGGTGTTGGTATCGGTGTTGGCTATTGCTTTTAGATCACTGACCGCCACCGCGTTGCTTGCCGCACTGGGCTTGGCGTCGCTGGTGCCGTTGGCCTTGATTGGTCACGCAGCTGGAACAGCAAACCACTCGCTGGCAGTGAATGCAATTGGTGTGCACTTGGTGGCCGTGGTGATTTGGGTTGGCGGATTGGTTGCGCTGTTTACCTTGCGCGGCAACTCATCGCAAGAATCAAGCACCCTAACCAAGCGCTACAGCTCACTGGCGCTGCTGGCCTTTGGCTTGGTGAGCGTCTCTGGCGTATCGTCGGCGCTTATTCGCATAAAAACTTTCGAAGACATCTTCAGCAGCTACGGCCTACTGGTGCTGCTGAAGGTTGCGGCGCTGGTGCTGCTTGGTGTGCTTGGTGCTTTGTATCGCACCCGCCTGATTTCAAAAATCGCCGACAGTGCGCCGGCTATCAAAAACTTCTTTGGCCTGGTGCTGGTTGAGTTCGTGATTATGGGAACCGCCATGGGTCTGGCCACCGCACTCGGCAAAACACCAACCCCAGGTGCCGCCGAATGGATCGATGACATCACACCGGCGCAACTGTTGACCGGCGAACCATTGCCCCCAGAGCTAACGCCAATTCGTTTTCTCACCGAGTGGCGCTTTGATTTGGTTTGGGCGATCGTAAGTTTTGGTGCCATAGCCGCATACCTACTGGGTGTTCGCAAACTAGCAAAGCGCGGGGACAGCTGGCCGGTGGCAAGAACAGTGTCTTGGATTGTTGGAATGCTGGCGCTGTTTTACGTGACATCCGGTGCATTGAACGCCTATCAGGAATACCTATTTAGCATCCACATGATTGGCCACATGATTCTGGCCATGGGAATTCCGGTGCTGCTGGTTCCCGGCGCCCCGGTCACGCTGTTGATGCGCGCGGTTGAAAAGCGTCACGATGATTCGCGCGGAGTTCGCGAGTGGGTGCTTTGGGCGGTGCACACCAAGTACGCAAAATTCGTGGCTAACCCCATAGTTGCCGCGGTGCTTTTTGCCAGCTCACTGGTGACCTTTTACTACACACCGCTTTTTGCGTGGGCCACCAGTGAACACATCGGCCACATGTGGATGGTCGCGCACTTTCTAATTACCGGATACCTGTTCGCGCAGGCGCTTATCGGTATTGATCCCGGTCCGGTTCGTTTGCCTTACGCGGCGCGATTGCTACTGCTGATTGCCACCATGGCCTTCCACGCGTTCTTTGGTTTGAGCCTGATGAGCGGCAGCGGCCTGCTGCTTGCCGATTGGTACGGCGCCATGGGCCGAACCTGGGGTGAAGCACCGATAGACGATCAGCACACCGGCGGTGCGATTGCCTGGGGCATTGGTGAAATTCCAACCGCCATGCTCACAATCATTGTCTCTGTGCAGTGGTTTAAATCCGATGCCCGCGACGCAAAGCGCTTGGACCGTCAAAGTGACCGAAGCGGAAATCGTGATGTTGAGGACTACAACCAAATGCTTGCCAAGCTTGCCGCACGTGATGAGCGAGGCAAAAAGTAG
- a CDS encoding methyltransferase family protein — protein MNDKTKGNVLVVLQFALIAAILLMASDEVNVPWIYVGGVLFIAPGIIILFFSIKQLGGSLTANPVPRESGRLIETGLYKYVRHPIYTGLLLATLGSCVQSMAVVKFFFWFLLLALLIYKARFEEKLLAAKYSTYTDYMKRTGRFVPRLK, from the coding sequence ATGAACGATAAAACCAAAGGCAACGTACTGGTTGTCCTGCAATTCGCTCTCATTGCAGCGATCCTGTTGATGGCAAGCGATGAGGTCAACGTTCCCTGGATTTATGTCGGTGGAGTGCTCTTTATTGCACCCGGCATCATTATTTTGTTTTTCAGCATCAAACAACTCGGCGGCTCACTAACTGCTAACCCGGTACCGCGCGAGAGTGGCAGGTTGATTGAAACCGGGCTGTATAAATATGTTCGTCACCCCATCTATACCGGGCTATTGCTGGCCACCTTGGGTAGTTGCGTGCAATCAATGGCAGTGGTCAAATTCTTCTTCTGGTTCCTGCTGCTTGCGCTTTTGATTTACAAGGCTCGCTTTGAAGAAAAACTTTTAGCTGCCAAATATTCCACCTACACCGATTACATGAAACGAACCGGAAGGTTTGTGCCTAGGCTTAAGTAA
- a CDS encoding HU family DNA-binding protein, producing the protein MSLNKSELVAAIAADTGESQAAVNRVVDSFFDVISKTIVKGGKVTIPGWLSVEKGHRAARQGRNPQTGETIQIKAANTVKVSAGSKLKAAVK; encoded by the coding sequence ATGTCTCTAAACAAGAGCGAACTAGTAGCAGCAATCGCTGCAGACACCGGCGAGTCTCAGGCAGCGGTCAACCGCGTTGTTGACTCTTTCTTTGATGTAATCTCAAAGACCATCGTCAAGGGTGGAAAAGTAACCATCCCAGGTTGGTTGTCAGTTGAGAAGGGTCACCGTGCTGCACGTCAGGGCCGTAACCCACAGACTGGTGAAACAATCCAGATCAAGGCTGCTAACACCGTTAAGGTTTCAGCTGGTTCAAAGCTAAAGGCTGCAGTTAAGTAA
- the rpsN gene encoding 30S ribosomal protein S14, translated as MAKKSKIAKNEQRKVIVERYAEKRLALKKALVDPNSTDAQREEARLGLQKLPRNASPVRVRNRDAIDGRPRGVLAKFGVSRVRFRDMAHKGELPGITKSSW; from the coding sequence ATGGCTAAGAAGAGCAAGATCGCTAAGAACGAGCAGCGCAAAGTCATCGTTGAGCGTTACGCAGAAAAGCGCCTAGCGCTAAAGAAGGCCCTAGTTGACCCAAACTCAACTGACGCCCAGCGCGAAGAGGCACGTCTAGGCCTACAGAAGCTTCCACGCAACGCATCTCCAGTTCGCGTTCGCAACCGCGATGCAATCGACGGCCGCCCACGTGGTGTTTTGGCTAAGTTCGGTGTGTCACGTGTTCGCTTCCGCGACATGGCTCACAAGGGTGAGTTGCCAGGTATCACCAAGTCAAGCTGGTAA
- the rpmG gene encoding 50S ribosomal protein L33, with protein sequence MAKKDKDIRPIIKLRSTAGTGYTYVTKKNRRNDPDRIVLKKYDPVVRQHVEFREER encoded by the coding sequence ATGGCTAAGAAAGACAAGGACATCCGTCCAATCATCAAGCTTCGTTCGACAGCTGGAACTGGTTACACCTACGTGACCAAGAAGAACCGTCGCAACGACCCAGACCGTATCGTTCTGAAGAAGTACGACCCAGTTGTACGTCAGCACGTTGAATTCCGCGAGGAGCGCTAA
- the rpmB gene encoding 50S ribosomal protein L28, whose amino-acid sequence MAAYCQVTETKPQFGHNVSHAQNKTKRRFNPNIQKKTYFVPSLKRNVTLQLSARGIKVIDARGIEAVVAAILARGEKI is encoded by the coding sequence ATGGCAGCGTATTGCCAGGTGACTGAGACTAAGCCGCAGTTCGGCCACAACGTCTCGCACGCTCAGAACAAGACCAAGCGTCGCTTCAACCCAAACATCCAGAAGAAGACCTACTTCGTGCCTTCACTAAAGCGCAATGTCACATTGCAGCTAAGCGCGCGCGGCATCAAGGTTATTGACGCACGTGGTATCGAGGCTGTTGTGGCCGCGATCCTTGCCCGTGGCGAGAAGATCTAA
- a CDS encoding Fur family transcriptional regulator, producing MSPESKKSASQAPAKRNTPQKQAVKHALGEATGFVSAQQLHQTLKAHGSTIGLATVYRTLADLAKAGEADSLQSKDAEVLYRACTTSHHHHLICRKCGLTLEIEAQNLEKWADQVASEHGFSQPSHNIDIFGVCANCR from the coding sequence ATGAGCCCGGAATCAAAAAAATCGGCATCGCAAGCCCCGGCGAAGCGCAATACCCCTCAGAAGCAAGCCGTGAAGCACGCCCTGGGTGAGGCCACCGGTTTCGTCTCGGCGCAGCAGCTGCACCAGACCCTGAAAGCTCACGGCTCAACCATTGGTCTGGCCACGGTCTATCGCACCCTGGCCGATTTGGCCAAGGCCGGCGAGGCCGACAGCCTGCAGTCCAAAGATGCCGAGGTGCTCTACCGAGCCTGCACCACCAGCCATCACCACCACCTGATTTGCCGAAAATGCGGCCTAACCCTTGAGATTGAGGCCCAAAACCTTGAAAAATGGGCCGATCAGGTGGCCAGCGAGCACGGATTCAGCCAGCCCAGCCACAACATCGACATTTTTGGGGTTTGTGCAAACTGCCGTTGA
- a CDS encoding metal ABC transporter permease, giving the protein MKLFDFSDYAELIPLVQNSLIAGLLLGLVGGLIGVFVMTRDMSFAVHGISELSFAGAAFALLLGYNVVGGSIIGSLIAAAIIGYLGSKAKDRNSIVAVLMPAGLGLGILALALYEGRAANKFGLLTGQIVAVDDPQLLWLVLICSIVLVSLLLVWRPLTFASLDPEVAAARGVPTRALSIVFMLLLGLAVAASVQVVGALLVLSLLVTPAAAALRVSSSPILTPLLSVAFAATSVIGGILLALGAGLPISPYVTTISFLIYVICRIVERVKK; this is encoded by the coding sequence ATGAAGCTCTTTGACTTCTCTGATTACGCCGAATTAATCCCGCTGGTGCAAAACTCGCTCATCGCCGGTTTGCTACTTGGTTTAGTTGGCGGACTCATTGGTGTTTTTGTGATGACTCGCGACATGTCATTTGCAGTGCACGGAATTTCTGAACTTAGTTTTGCCGGTGCCGCATTTGCACTGCTTCTTGGTTACAACGTGGTTGGTGGATCAATAATTGGTTCACTCATTGCGGCGGCAATCATTGGCTATTTGGGATCCAAAGCAAAAGACAGAAATTCAATCGTCGCGGTTTTGATGCCGGCCGGTTTGGGTTTGGGAATTCTTGCGCTGGCACTTTACGAAGGCCGCGCAGCAAATAAATTTGGTTTGCTCACTGGGCAAATCGTTGCGGTTGATGATCCGCAATTGCTCTGGTTGGTTTTGATTTGTTCCATTGTTTTAGTTTCACTGTTGCTAGTTTGGCGACCGCTAACTTTTGCAAGTCTTGATCCAGAGGTTGCCGCCGCCCGCGGTGTGCCAACCAGAGCACTCTCAATCGTGTTTATGTTGCTGCTTGGTTTAGCCGTGGCCGCCAGCGTTCAGGTGGTTGGTGCGCTCTTGGTTTTGAGCTTGCTAGTCACACCAGCCGCGGCCGCACTTAGAGTCAGCTCTTCGCCAATCTTGACTCCGTTGCTTTCGGTTGCGTTTGCGGCGACCTCGGTTATCGGTGGAATTCTTTTGGCACTGGGTGCCGGTCTGCCAATCAGCCCCTACGTCACCACCATCTCGTTCTTGATTTATGTGATCTGCCGAATCGTTGAGCGGGTTAAGAAATGA
- a CDS encoding metal ABC transporter ATP-binding protein — MSKPVLSIKNASLAFGDRTLWSNLNLEIQPHEFIAVIGSNGSGKTTLLKAILGQEKLSSGSIEFLGKPVARGSRRIGYIPQHRSIDAATPMRAIDMLRLGLDGHRFGLPITSRAANKKIEHILGCVDAFDLAGKRAGELSGGELQRLRVGQAVIDEPDLILADEPLSALDLAQQKVIADLLDRERREHNSAVIFVTHDVNPILSMVDRVLYLANGKFKIGTPDEVLRSEVLSELYGTAVDVVRNQGRILVVGTQDHRHHDDEEWS; from the coding sequence ATGTCAAAGCCAGTGCTGTCTATCAAGAACGCGTCGCTCGCGTTCGGCGATCGCACACTTTGGAGCAACCTAAATCTAGAAATTCAACCGCACGAATTTATTGCGGTGATTGGTTCAAACGGATCCGGAAAAACAACATTGCTGAAGGCAATTCTTGGGCAAGAGAAACTGTCATCGGGGTCAATTGAATTTTTAGGTAAACCCGTTGCTCGCGGATCAAGGCGCATCGGCTACATTCCGCAGCATCGTTCAATTGATGCGGCGACTCCAATGCGCGCAATTGACATGCTGCGACTGGGCCTAGACGGTCACCGATTTGGTTTGCCGATCACCTCTCGCGCAGCGAACAAAAAAATCGAGCACATTCTTGGTTGCGTGGATGCCTTTGATTTAGCGGGCAAGCGGGCCGGTGAGCTCTCTGGCGGTGAGCTGCAACGCTTGCGAGTTGGCCAGGCGGTGATTGACGAGCCGGATTTGATTCTTGCCGACGAGCCACTGAGTGCGCTTGATCTGGCCCAGCAAAAAGTAATTGCCGACCTGCTTGATCGAGAGCGTCGCGAACACAACAGCGCGGTAATCTTTGTGACTCACGATGTGAATCCAATTCTGTCCATGGTGGATCGGGTTCTCTACTTGGCAAACGGAAAATTTAAAATCGGAACCCCCGATGAAGTTTTGCGCAGCGAAGTTCTTTCTGAACTCTATGGAACCGCAGTTGATGTGGTCCGCAATCAAGGAAGAATCTTGGTGGTTGGCACCCAAGATCATCGGCACCACGATGATGAGGAGTGGAGCTAA
- a CDS encoding metal ABC transporter solute-binding protein, Zn/Mn family produces the protein MKTLKFVSLALAAVLALAGCAPAEQPIDGKVKIVASTNVWGDVAKSVGGDFVEVTSIIDDANKDPHSYEATARDQLAVEKSNLVIANGGGYDDFIEKMVEAAGNKRIFRVASAVTAVAWQENEHLWYSISAVGEVAYALSDALAELDPENASTYSKNADTYVEGLTGVAAVYGEVRTRTQDLTYFGTEPLADWLLADLGFVNKTPEKFSEAIENETDVAPAVMKQSLDLINGGSIKYLVINAQTENAQVQQIIDAASKAGVRVVKLSEVLPKGIGYVEWMGQNLISLDPAN, from the coding sequence ATGAAAACCCTGAAATTCGTATCCCTTGCCCTAGCCGCTGTTCTAGCTCTTGCGGGCTGTGCCCCGGCCGAACAACCAATCGACGGCAAGGTAAAAATAGTTGCCTCGACCAACGTTTGGGGTGACGTTGCGAAATCCGTGGGCGGAGATTTCGTTGAGGTGACCAGCATCATCGACGACGCCAACAAAGACCCGCACTCTTACGAGGCAACCGCTCGCGATCAACTAGCGGTTGAAAAATCCAACCTTGTCATCGCAAATGGCGGTGGCTACGACGACTTCATCGAAAAGATGGTTGAGGCTGCGGGCAACAAGAGAATTTTTAGAGTGGCCTCTGCGGTGACCGCTGTTGCCTGGCAAGAAAACGAACACCTCTGGTACAGCATTTCTGCCGTTGGTGAAGTTGCCTACGCACTGTCTGACGCACTTGCCGAACTTGACCCTGAAAACGCATCTACATATTCCAAGAATGCCGACACCTATGTTGAGGGGCTCACCGGGGTCGCCGCGGTTTACGGTGAGGTTCGCACTCGCACCCAAGACCTAACTTACTTTGGCACCGAGCCACTGGCTGACTGGTTGCTTGCTGATCTTGGTTTTGTAAACAAGACTCCAGAAAAATTCTCAGAGGCAATTGAAAACGAAACCGATGTTGCCCCAGCCGTGATGAAGCAATCACTGGATCTAATCAATGGCGGCAGCATCAAATACCTTGTCATCAACGCGCAAACAGAAAACGCACAGGTCCAGCAAATCATTGACGCCGCTAGCAAAGCGGGAGTTCGCGTCGTGAAGCTTAGTGAAGTGCTACCCAAGGGAATTGGCTACGTGGAGTGGATGGGTCAAAACCTAATTTCACTGGACCCAGCTAACTAG
- a CDS encoding helix-turn-helix domain-containing protein — translation MAEKLGFEEIGVRIRAKSTPEQVRASQEFIDEALRVIDLALAVRDARIAANLTQSQLAEITGITQAEISRIEGAKYAPRVGTLFKLAAALNTSFLIGNTAAPIRVPALAG, via the coding sequence ATGGCTGAAAAACTAGGCTTCGAGGAAATTGGCGTTCGAATTCGAGCTAAGTCAACTCCAGAACAAGTGCGTGCATCACAGGAGTTTATAGACGAGGCACTTAGAGTCATTGACCTTGCCCTGGCGGTGCGCGACGCAAGAATTGCGGCCAATTTGACCCAATCCCAACTCGCTGAAATTACCGGAATCACACAGGCTGAAATAAGTCGAATCGAGGGAGCTAAATACGCACCACGAGTTGGCACACTCTTTAAATTGGCAGCAGCCTTGAACACCAGTTTCTTGATCGGCAACACCGCGGCACCAATTAGAGTGCCTGCTTTAGCCGGCTAG